One window of Cohnella hashimotonis genomic DNA carries:
- a CDS encoding response regulator yields the protein MKVMLVDDEPVMHLIMRKMLEKYPGLEVVGTFADASSAAAFLTEREDVDLAFVDISMPGGSGLSFAAKVDQEGGRPQIVFVTSHKDFAVNAFELSALDYLVKPVTQERLERTVHRALESRKALGTAKPADAPAQTGGRVNVSVLGDFAVQSERGRVKWMSGKSAELFAYLLLSRGKRISRHRLIAEIFAGMTVANAEKYLNTAVYQLRKSLEPIGLRESVRSENDGYALELEDAAVDYERFERETARLGKLHAGNAADALDVERLYTGDLFGAKAYVWAVQHTERLANRYAAFVRAAAAALLEVPDTAAAAKLLQKLHARNPWDEAVVSLLMRTHAMERDKKGLTAQYTDYVKLLGRELGIKPSKELLLLYDSLVSGLSENTDP from the coding sequence ATGAAAGTGATGCTGGTTGACGACGAGCCCGTCATGCACCTCATCATGAGAAAAATGCTGGAGAAATATCCGGGTCTCGAGGTCGTCGGCACGTTCGCGGACGCGTCGTCGGCAGCCGCTTTCCTGACCGAACGCGAGGATGTGGACCTGGCCTTCGTGGACATCTCCATGCCCGGCGGCAGCGGTCTGTCCTTCGCCGCCAAGGTCGATCAGGAAGGCGGAAGGCCGCAGATCGTATTCGTCACGTCGCACAAGGACTTTGCCGTGAACGCGTTCGAGCTGTCCGCGCTCGATTATCTCGTGAAGCCGGTGACGCAGGAGCGGCTGGAGCGGACGGTCCATCGCGCGCTGGAGAGCCGCAAGGCGCTGGGAACCGCGAAGCCTGCGGACGCGCCTGCGCAGACCGGGGGCAGGGTGAACGTGTCCGTGCTCGGTGACTTCGCCGTGCAGAGCGAAAGGGGGCGGGTGAAGTGGATGTCGGGCAAGAGCGCCGAGCTGTTCGCATACTTGCTGCTGAGCCGGGGGAAGCGGATCTCGCGCCATCGCCTGATCGCCGAGATTTTCGCCGGGATGACGGTAGCGAACGCGGAAAAGTATTTGAACACGGCGGTCTACCAGCTGCGCAAATCGCTGGAGCCGATCGGCCTGCGCGAGTCGGTTCGCTCCGAAAATGACGGGTACGCGCTCGAGCTTGAAGACGCGGCGGTCGATTACGAGCGGTTCGAACGGGAGACGGCCAGGCTCGGCAAGCTCCATGCCGGCAACGCAGCGGATGCGCTGGACGTCGAACGGCTGTATACGGGCGACTTATTCGGCGCCAAAGCCTATGTCTGGGCGGTCCAGCATACGGAACGGCTGGCGAATCGCTATGCGGCCTTCGTGCGGGCGGCAGCCGCCGCGCTGCTGGAGGTGCCGGACACGGCCGCCGCCGCGAAGCTGCTGCAAAAGCTGCATGCCCGCAATCCCTGGGACGAGGCCGTCGTGAGTCTGCTAATGCGCACGCATGCGATGGAGCGCGACAAAAAAGGTCTGACCGCGCAGTACACGGATTATGTGAAGCTGCTCGGTCGAGAGCTCGGCATCAAGCCGTCCAAGGAGCTGCTGCTGCTCTACGATTCGCTCGTCAGCGGGCTATCGGAAAACACCGACCCCTAA
- a CDS encoding sensor histidine kinase: protein MDTRQWMSVLLCLATALMLFVACLSYLKRQQPMARTMIWMMATASCYAMGYAFEIVSESLREVKLSYQLEYVGIPFVSAFWLLLVFQFTGFAARRRRPAAIGIFLIPTVTFLLHLTNDWHHLLYQAFIPNAEGLVPVYNTIKGPWYPIHAIYNYTILLFGILLFLPMYLRAVPIVRKQIVVLIVGAAGPILFNIAYMFNKEIDFTPLGFALSGLVYAWGIFRFRLLRLTPLAYAKMFDTIRDGVILLDYDNQVVSHNDAATEAYPGLHAAKKGPIPARTLLADSPALLDRLASAAHLDERFPLARALGDRTRHYICSITHIYDTGTAPIGKMIMLSDVTALRENEERLREKSERLTQLNAFKDKLFTVMAHDIRDPIALLVSLTELLEAEPEEPDRAKAEVLPEIKRQVRGTYQLVDNLLDWYRSQNGTIAFRPQAWNLQQVVRQAMSLAGARAAAKHIRIAERIDDRLTVNADKEMLDLILRNLLANAIKYTDVGGQIAVSATAKGGEVSVSVSDDGRGIDEETAKLLRRDEMYFKEPGFASADGGGEMRFGLVLTREFLRMHGGSLRFESSSGRGTTFWFTLPGNAGGDALADKDGWAVSAYESDAG from the coding sequence GTGGATACGAGGCAATGGATGTCGGTGCTGTTATGTCTCGCGACGGCGCTCATGCTGTTCGTGGCCTGTCTGTCTTACCTGAAGCGCCAGCAGCCGATGGCGCGCACGATGATATGGATGATGGCGACGGCCTCCTGCTATGCGATGGGCTACGCGTTCGAGATCGTGAGCGAGAGCCTGCGCGAGGTCAAGCTTTCGTACCAGCTGGAGTATGTCGGCATTCCTTTCGTTTCGGCGTTTTGGCTGCTGCTGGTTTTTCAATTTACCGGGTTTGCCGCCAGGCGCCGGAGGCCGGCTGCCATCGGGATTTTCCTGATTCCGACCGTTACCTTCCTGCTGCACCTTACCAACGACTGGCACCATCTCCTCTATCAAGCTTTCATCCCGAACGCGGAGGGACTCGTTCCCGTTTACAATACGATCAAAGGTCCCTGGTATCCGATTCACGCCATCTACAACTATACGATCCTTCTGTTCGGCATTCTGCTGTTCCTCCCGATGTATCTCAGAGCGGTCCCGATCGTCCGCAAGCAGATCGTCGTGCTGATCGTGGGAGCGGCGGGTCCGATTCTGTTCAATATCGCTTACATGTTCAACAAGGAGATCGACTTCACGCCGCTCGGCTTCGCATTGTCCGGCCTGGTGTACGCCTGGGGCATCTTCCGCTTCCGGCTGCTGCGGCTGACGCCGCTCGCTTATGCCAAGATGTTCGATACGATCCGGGACGGCGTCATCCTGCTCGACTACGACAATCAGGTCGTGAGCCACAACGATGCCGCGACGGAGGCGTATCCCGGGCTGCACGCGGCGAAAAAAGGACCGATTCCGGCCCGCACGCTGCTCGCGGATAGTCCGGCGCTGCTGGACCGATTGGCGTCGGCGGCACATTTGGACGAGCGCTTCCCGCTGGCGCGCGCGCTAGGGGACCGGACGCGGCATTACATATGCAGCATCACTCACATTTACGACACGGGCACGGCCCCTATCGGAAAAATGATCATGCTGAGCGACGTCACGGCGCTGCGGGAAAACGAGGAGCGACTGCGGGAGAAGTCGGAGCGGCTTACGCAGCTCAACGCCTTCAAGGACAAGCTGTTCACAGTGATGGCCCATGATATCCGCGATCCGATCGCGCTGCTCGTCAGCTTGACCGAGCTGCTGGAGGCGGAGCCGGAAGAGCCGGATCGGGCGAAGGCCGAGGTGCTGCCCGAGATCAAACGGCAGGTACGCGGCACCTATCAGCTCGTGGACAATCTGCTCGACTGGTACCGCAGTCAGAACGGCACGATCGCGTTTCGCCCGCAGGCGTGGAATTTGCAGCAGGTCGTCCGCCAGGCGATGTCGCTGGCCGGCGCGAGAGCCGCCGCCAAGCATATCCGGATCGCGGAGCGGATCGACGACCGGCTCACCGTGAACGCGGACAAGGAAATGCTCGATCTCATCTTGCGCAACCTGCTGGCGAACGCGATCAAGTACACCGACGTCGGCGGCCAAATCGCGGTGAGCGCAACCGCCAAGGGCGGCGAGGTGAGCGTGTCCGTGAGCGACGACGGGCGCGGGATCGACGAGGAGACGGCCAAGCTGCTCCGGCGCGACGAGATGTACTTCAAGGAGCCCGGCTTCGCGAGCGCGGACGGCGGCGGAGAGATGCGGTTCGGACTCGTGCTTACGCGCGAGTTTCTCCGCATGCACGGAGGCAGTCTCCGGTTCGAGAGCTCCTCGGGACGGGGCACGACGTTCTGGTTCACGCTGCCGGGGAATGCCGGCGGGGATGCACTGGCGGATAAAGACGGATGGGCGGTGAGCGCATATGAAAGTGATGCTGGTTGA
- a CDS encoding Gfo/Idh/MocA family protein, producing MSGTFRVGIVGTGKIFEHAHAPAWKSYPGVEIAALCDAYKPAAEAQALRLGVSDVYTDYVEMMEREKLDAVGICAPNVYHSEVAIAALERGLHVFSEKPDAVNPAEAWRMADAARQAGKVLMVMRNNRFTPQSQFLKRYIDSGAMGEIYTGRAGWIRRRGIPGRGGWFTTKAMSGGGPLIDLGIHMIDLAVWLMGNPRPVAVSGAAYTKFADAPLPGLTDSRIGAVKEGGVFDVEDLATGFIRFEGGATLQIEFSWAANAEDGPKYVELRGTKAGCSLHNGEVKLLTELEGVLCDIVPRFGKDDGLPHWRNIHHFIDCARGVAEPISDPASGADLIGVLGAIYESARIGAEVRLDGN from the coding sequence ATGAGCGGTACCTTCAGAGTCGGCATCGTCGGCACCGGCAAAATATTCGAACACGCGCATGCGCCCGCGTGGAAGTCTTATCCGGGCGTCGAGATCGCCGCATTGTGCGACGCCTACAAGCCTGCAGCGGAGGCGCAGGCGTTAAGGCTCGGCGTAAGCGACGTGTACACCGATTATGTCGAAATGATGGAGCGCGAGAAGCTGGACGCGGTCGGCATCTGCGCGCCGAATGTGTATCACTCCGAGGTGGCGATCGCTGCGCTGGAGCGGGGACTGCACGTCTTCTCCGAGAAGCCGGACGCGGTGAATCCCGCCGAAGCTTGGCGGATGGCGGATGCCGCCAGGCAAGCCGGCAAGGTGTTGATGGTGATGCGCAACAACCGCTTCACCCCGCAGTCGCAATTCCTGAAGCGCTACATCGACAGCGGCGCGATGGGCGAGATCTACACGGGGCGGGCAGGCTGGATCCGCCGTCGGGGCATCCCGGGCCGGGGCGGATGGTTCACGACGAAGGCGATGTCCGGCGGCGGTCCCCTCATCGATCTGGGCATTCATATGATCGATCTGGCCGTCTGGCTGATGGGCAATCCACGCCCGGTCGCGGTCAGCGGAGCCGCCTATACGAAGTTCGCCGATGCGCCGCTCCCTGGCCTGACGGACAGCCGGATCGGCGCGGTGAAGGAGGGCGGCGTCTTCGACGTGGAGGATCTAGCTACCGGCTTCATCCGCTTCGAAGGTGGGGCTACGCTGCAGATTGAGTTCAGTTGGGCCGCGAATGCGGAGGACGGACCGAAGTATGTCGAGCTCCGCGGGACAAAGGCGGGCTGCAGCCTCCATAACGGCGAGGTGAAGCTGCTGACTGAGCTCGAAGGCGTGCTCTGCGACATCGTGCCGCGCTTCGGCAAGGATGACGGCCTGCCCCATTGGCGCAACATCCATCACTTCATCGACTGCGCGCGCGGCGTCGCGGAGCCGATCAGCGATCCCGCAAGCGGCGCGGACTTGATCGGGGTACTTGGCGCCATCTACGAATCGGCCCGGATCGGAGCGGAAGTGCGGCTGGACGGCAACTAG
- a CDS encoding ThuA domain-containing protein: MGETRETTGKTREPIKVTVWNEYRHELDKPNVRAIYPQGMHRAIAEGLEGNFAIRTATLDEPEHGLGEAVLADTDVLVWWGHVAHKEVRDDIVDRVAARVLQGMGLIALHSAHYSKVFRKLMGTTCSLLYRDEGERERLWVTAPGHPIAEGVGPYFELEREEMYGEFFDIPSPDEVVFTSWYEGGNVFRSGCCFNRGQGKIFYFQPGHELYPTYHDANVLRVISNAVHWAAPTKREPLRFGKAVPALEAIRPKGAVEA, translated from the coding sequence ATGGGCGAAACGAGAGAAACGACAGGCAAAACGAGAGAACCGATCAAGGTGACCGTCTGGAACGAATACCGGCATGAGCTGGACAAGCCGAATGTGCGCGCGATCTACCCTCAGGGCATGCATCGGGCGATTGCCGAAGGACTGGAAGGGAACTTCGCGATCCGCACGGCGACGCTGGATGAGCCCGAGCACGGACTCGGCGAGGCGGTGCTGGCGGATACGGACGTGCTCGTCTGGTGGGGGCATGTCGCCCACAAGGAGGTGCGGGACGACATCGTCGATCGCGTCGCCGCCCGCGTGCTGCAGGGCATGGGTCTTATCGCGCTTCATTCGGCCCACTACTCCAAGGTGTTCCGCAAACTGATGGGCACGACCTGCTCGCTGCTCTACCGCGACGAAGGGGAGCGGGAACGGCTGTGGGTGACGGCGCCGGGACATCCGATCGCGGAGGGCGTCGGACCGTACTTCGAGCTGGAGCGCGAGGAAATGTACGGCGAGTTTTTCGACATACCGTCGCCGGACGAGGTCGTGTTTACGAGCTGGTACGAGGGTGGCAACGTCTTCCGCAGCGGCTGCTGCTTCAACCGGGGGCAGGGGAAAATTTTTTACTTCCAGCCCGGCCACGAGCTGTACCCGACCTATCATGACGCCAATGTCCTGCGTGTCATCTCCAACGCGGTCCACTGGGCGGCCCCGACGAAGCGGGAGCCGCTGCGGTTCGGCAAGGCCGTCCCTGCCCTGGAAGCCATCCGACCGAAAGGGGCGGTCGAAGCATGA
- a CDS encoding carbohydrate ABC transporter permease encodes MYKNKTYHQLVVHLCLILFCAMCLLPMVLTVSISLTDGSVIQKYGYQLIPSRFSLQAYTYIFMEPSTLLAGYKNSLLIVIVGTLGNLLVTSMVAYSLARRDFQYRGQISFYIFVTMIFSGGTVPLYILIVQYLDWKNMLISLIVPAFAAPFQIFMLRVFFQEIPPALIESAKLDGASDVRTYLSIVLPLSKPALATVALMMTLHYWNETFNAILFIDHTAQYPIQLVLKNITTYIEMVKNGGVDPSGQPVSASDVPSDAMMYAMMVLTSLPVMFLFGFLQKYFVKGLTIGAVKG; translated from the coding sequence ATGTACAAAAACAAAACGTATCATCAGTTGGTCGTCCATCTTTGCCTGATCCTGTTTTGCGCGATGTGTCTGCTGCCGATGGTGCTGACGGTGTCGATCTCGCTCACGGACGGCTCCGTCATTCAGAAGTACGGCTACCAGCTCATTCCAAGCCGATTTTCCCTGCAAGCCTACACCTATATTTTCATGGAACCTAGCACGCTCCTGGCCGGGTACAAAAATTCGCTGCTGATCGTCATCGTCGGCACGCTCGGCAATCTGCTGGTAACCTCCATGGTCGCTTATTCGCTGGCGCGGCGCGATTTTCAGTATCGCGGCCAGATTTCCTTTTATATTTTCGTCACGATGATATTCAGCGGTGGCACGGTGCCGCTATACATTCTGATCGTGCAGTACCTGGATTGGAAAAACATGCTGATCTCGTTGATCGTGCCCGCTTTTGCGGCGCCGTTTCAAATTTTTATGCTGCGCGTCTTTTTCCAGGAGATCCCACCTGCGCTGATCGAATCGGCCAAGCTTGATGGCGCCTCGGATGTGAGGACGTACCTGAGCATCGTTCTGCCGCTGTCGAAGCCTGCGTTGGCGACGGTGGCGCTCATGATGACCTTGCATTACTGGAACGAGACGTTTAACGCCATTCTGTTTATCGACCATACGGCTCAATATCCGATTCAGCTCGTACTCAAAAATATTACGACCTATATCGAGATGGTGAAAAACGGCGGTGTCGATCCGAGCGGCCAGCCGGTCAGCGCTTCGGATGTGCCGTCGGACGCCATGATGTACGCCATGATGGTGCTGACTTCGCTGCCGGTCATGTTTTTGTTCGGCTTCCTGCAAAAATACTTTGTCAAAGGCCTCACGATCGGGGCGGTCAAGGGCTGA
- a CDS encoding ABC transporter permease: MRTEALRKRRKPIAKNWQLMLMSLPAIVKIFIFSYLPMIGIVMAFKDYVPVKGIMGSAWNGFDNFAFFFQSADAWKILRNTLGLNAMLIVVELLSGVFFALLLYEVTTKKMLKVYQSVMFFPYFFSWVLVGLMLTTLLNPATGMLTTLIRELTGHEVAFYSKAWYWLIILPLVAIWKGTGFNSLIYYSALMSIDKELFEAAEIDGASKAQSIRHISIPFLLPMMVMLTILAIGHIMRADFGLFYFVPRNVSALYPVTDVLDTYVFRALTVNGDFAMSAAVGVFQSIVGFVLILGTNRLAKLFNKEYGLF, encoded by the coding sequence ATGAGAACGGAAGCGCTGCGGAAGAGGCGAAAGCCGATCGCGAAAAATTGGCAGTTGATGCTTATGTCTTTGCCGGCGATCGTCAAAATTTTTATTTTCTCTTATCTTCCCATGATCGGGATCGTCATGGCGTTTAAGGACTATGTGCCGGTGAAAGGGATTATGGGGAGCGCCTGGAACGGTTTCGACAACTTCGCTTTTTTCTTTCAATCGGCGGATGCCTGGAAAATACTTCGGAATACGCTCGGATTGAACGCGATGCTGATCGTCGTCGAGCTGCTGTCCGGCGTCTTTTTCGCCCTGCTCCTCTACGAAGTGACGACCAAAAAAATGCTGAAGGTGTATCAGTCCGTTATGTTTTTTCCGTATTTCTTCTCCTGGGTGCTGGTCGGTCTGATGCTCACGACGCTGTTGAATCCGGCTACGGGCATGCTGACCACGCTGATTCGCGAGCTTACCGGCCACGAGGTGGCTTTCTACTCCAAAGCCTGGTACTGGCTCATTATTCTCCCGCTGGTGGCCATCTGGAAGGGAACCGGCTTCAACAGTCTCATCTATTATTCGGCGCTTATGAGCATCGATAAAGAGCTCTTTGAAGCTGCCGAAATTGACGGCGCTTCCAAAGCGCAGTCGATCCGTCATATCTCGATTCCCTTCCTGCTGCCGATGATGGTGATGCTGACGATTTTGGCGATCGGTCATATTATGCGAGCAGACTTCGGACTTTTCTACTTCGTCCCCCGCAATGTAAGCGCGCTGTACCCCGTCACCGACGTTCTGGACACGTACGTCTTCCGGGCGCTGACCGTCAATGGCGATTTTGCCATGAGCGCGGCTGTCGGGGTGTTTCAATCGATCGTCGGATTTGTGCTGATCCTCGGGACGAACCGACTGGCCAAGCTCTTCAACAAAGAGTACGGACTATTCTAG
- a CDS encoding AraC family transcriptional regulator, with translation MFTFIGRKKRVALLSYVKIFLLFVAIVMAANIVTSSSMYVNSERHSAKLVQIYSAEELSQISYSTNFMFEAAKMTLLQLYSNPAVLKLMNQTDLGELETASLLSQVGLVNINLPFVNSIYIYNNRAHRMYFDGKAFPDTSFPDQDMIRRLESGTIDNLRPIARRIQSPGNYTSTVPDDAQYDDVYSFVFYDSKSNQIDNAIVLNVSQSWLKNTIDSMGPRTSGDTVIVDSAGLIALGNERYRYLDRASEKYPEFGSILDRGESSGYSVKTIDRTKYLITYVSSPILNWKFIRFTPYEAVSGKLKQLLSWTLIIFLVVTFLSVLAVLFISRFVYGLFSSKLREMERKFDDEKNAGFEKKQQFLRMLAAGKIEEGILRKRLARYGINFRLDTGFMTVVFKIDRYERYCEQYSPEDRALLSYGIINIIGELAAPVFTHEAVDLGEGCLGLLLNTDVIDGEEFADRTEGLVKDVQEKTSQYLGLSLSASLGEGLEEIEEIPGSVSLCKEALDYKLFYGPRSLIYVSGIKELKKKEIVFPAQVVTQIIEALLAGDGEAVRQSCARLIESTRGHSVASLQTTLLRLAIAMREGMQKYPVLADELHYGPFIDLANRITSFETVDEIAGKLDELFAGLLDVVLRSQKSVKKYERYSGIMKDVQAFVEREYANPNLSPELIAEQFDLSARYLRTLYMKASGESLGEYITRYRLEQAKGLLDSAEVTVQEAALRSGFANINYFYTLFKKYNGITPNEFRSLTSLESGSDRNE, from the coding sequence ATGTTCACCTTTATCGGCCGCAAAAAACGAGTAGCCCTTCTGAGCTACGTTAAAATTTTCCTTTTATTCGTCGCCATCGTGATGGCGGCGAATATCGTCACGTCTTCTTCGATGTACGTGAATTCAGAGCGTCATTCCGCCAAGCTCGTACAGATCTACAGCGCCGAGGAGCTGTCTCAGATCAGCTACAGCACAAATTTTATGTTCGAAGCGGCCAAGATGACGCTGCTGCAGCTGTATTCGAATCCTGCCGTTCTGAAGCTGATGAATCAGACGGACCTCGGAGAGCTGGAGACAGCTTCCTTGCTCAGCCAGGTCGGGCTGGTGAATATCAACCTCCCGTTCGTTAACTCCATTTATATTTACAACAACCGTGCGCATCGTATGTATTTCGACGGAAAGGCGTTTCCGGATACTTCTTTTCCGGATCAGGATATGATTCGGCGTCTGGAAAGCGGCACCATCGACAACCTGCGGCCGATCGCTCGCCGCATCCAGTCTCCGGGCAACTACACCAGCACCGTTCCCGACGATGCGCAGTACGACGACGTGTATTCGTTTGTTTTCTACGACAGCAAGTCCAATCAGATCGACAATGCGATTGTACTCAACGTTTCTCAAAGCTGGCTCAAAAATACAATCGACTCCATGGGACCCCGGACGAGCGGCGATACGGTCATTGTCGATTCGGCGGGTCTGATCGCCCTTGGCAACGAGCGATATCGTTATCTGGATCGCGCGTCTGAGAAATATCCCGAGTTCGGCTCTATTCTGGATCGGGGAGAATCGTCCGGCTATTCCGTCAAGACGATCGATCGGACGAAATATTTGATTACGTATGTATCGTCCCCGATTCTAAACTGGAAGTTTATCCGGTTTACGCCATACGAAGCCGTATCCGGCAAGCTCAAGCAACTGCTGTCCTGGACGTTGATCATCTTCCTCGTCGTGACTTTTCTCTCCGTGCTGGCCGTTTTATTCATCTCAAGGTTCGTGTACGGGCTGTTCAGCAGCAAGCTTCGTGAGATGGAACGTAAATTCGACGACGAGAAAAATGCGGGCTTCGAAAAAAAACAGCAGTTTTTGCGCATGCTGGCTGCCGGGAAAATTGAAGAGGGCATTTTGCGCAAAAGGCTTGCGCGCTACGGCATAAACTTTCGGCTGGATACCGGGTTTATGACCGTCGTGTTCAAGATCGACCGATACGAACGCTATTGCGAGCAGTATTCGCCGGAAGACCGTGCACTGCTTTCATACGGCATCATTAACATCATCGGCGAGTTGGCGGCTCCGGTCTTCACGCATGAAGCGGTCGACCTCGGCGAAGGCTGCCTTGGTCTGCTTCTCAATACGGACGTCATCGACGGCGAGGAATTCGCGGACAGAACGGAAGGGCTGGTCAAGGACGTTCAGGAGAAAACATCGCAATATCTCGGACTATCTCTATCCGCTTCGTTAGGCGAGGGACTGGAGGAGATCGAGGAGATTCCGGGCAGCGTGAGCCTGTGCAAGGAGGCGCTGGACTACAAGCTCTTCTACGGACCGCGGTCGCTTATATATGTATCGGGCATCAAGGAGCTCAAGAAAAAAGAAATTGTTTTTCCCGCTCAGGTCGTCACGCAAATTATCGAAGCGCTGCTTGCGGGGGACGGCGAAGCCGTCAGGCAGAGCTGCGCGCGATTGATCGAGAGCACGCGAGGGCATTCGGTCGCCTCCCTGCAGACGACCTTGCTTCGGCTTGCCATCGCCATGAGAGAGGGCATGCAGAAGTATCCTGTACTGGCGGATGAGCTTCACTATGGACCCTTTATCGATTTGGCTAATCGCATAACAAGCTTCGAGACGGTGGACGAGATCGCGGGCAAGCTCGACGAGCTGTTTGCCGGCCTGCTGGACGTCGTCCTCCGCTCGCAGAAATCCGTCAAAAAGTACGAGCGGTATAGCGGCATTATGAAGGATGTGCAGGCGTTCGTAGAGCGCGAGTATGCCAATCCGAACTTGAGTCCGGAGCTTATTGCAGAGCAGTTCGACTTGTCCGCCCGGTATTTAAGGACGTTGTACATGAAGGCATCGGGAGAGTCGCTTGGCGAATACATCACCCGCTACCGATTGGAACAGGCCAAGGGTCTGCTCGACAGCGCGGAAGTTACGGTTCAGGAAGCGGCCCTTCGGAGCGGCTTTGCGAATATCAACTACTTCTACACGTTGTTCAAAAAGTATAACGGAATTACGCCAAATGAGTTCAGAAGCTTGACGAGTCTGGAATCCGGCTCCGATCGTAACGAATAG
- a CDS encoding ABC transporter substrate-binding protein: protein MRNYTRLAAIVPLLSAMIVAAGCSSSDPKDADAKGTSASPSSASASEGGASTQEALEPVKLKYYFFGAAKPGDAAVYDEINKRLKEKINTTIEFVKVPNGDYTQKMSVMVNAQEAFDLAFTSPNYLDYFSNAAKGSFVDLTELLPQYAPKTYAELKPEIWNAAKVNGKIYAAINQQIFARQSGLSLSKPLVDKYGFDVSGVKKLSDLLPFLEKVKAGEPVEQTDQLYNAQMKNQVFSYFFPYYEWETIGGTDVPGVADSTEEHPTVFNEYDTPEFKDFVMTMSEYQRKGYIAKDALTRPTFDPAKYAANSIATLMPGIEETLKTTYKADQVIIPLGDPILTSPNAIATMTAVSSTSKHPERALMVIEAFNTDKDLYNLMVWGREGVDYKKVGDNRVESLPGATYGPAYGWMFGNQFNAYVSGSQPDDVWAQTKALNESAKVSTLFGFNFNPDNVKAESANCAAIVNEYKAAFNTGMYGSDTEKKYNEFLAKLKTAGVDKLIAEKQKQVDAFIAAK, encoded by the coding sequence ATGAGAAACTATACCCGTCTTGCCGCGATTGTCCCCTTGCTGTCGGCGATGATCGTCGCAGCAGGCTGTTCGAGTTCCGATCCGAAGGATGCGGACGCTAAGGGTACTTCGGCTTCGCCAAGTTCTGCGTCTGCGTCGGAAGGCGGCGCCTCCACGCAGGAAGCGCTTGAGCCGGTTAAGCTGAAGTATTATTTTTTCGGTGCAGCGAAGCCGGGCGATGCGGCCGTCTACGACGAGATCAACAAAAGACTCAAGGAAAAGATCAATACGACGATCGAATTCGTCAAGGTTCCGAACGGGGATTATACGCAAAAAATGTCGGTTATGGTGAACGCGCAGGAGGCGTTCGATCTGGCCTTCACCTCTCCGAACTATCTGGATTATTTCTCCAATGCGGCGAAGGGTTCGTTCGTTGACCTCACAGAGCTATTACCCCAATATGCACCGAAGACGTATGCGGAGTTGAAGCCGGAAATCTGGAACGCCGCCAAAGTAAACGGCAAAATATACGCCGCCATCAATCAACAGATTTTCGCGCGCCAGTCGGGCTTGAGCCTTTCCAAACCGCTCGTCGACAAGTACGGCTTCGACGTCTCCGGCGTCAAGAAGTTGTCCGATCTCCTGCCCTTCCTTGAGAAGGTGAAGGCGGGCGAGCCGGTTGAGCAAACGGATCAGCTTTATAACGCGCAGATGAAAAACCAGGTGTTCAGCTACTTCTTCCCTTATTATGAATGGGAAACGATCGGCGGTACGGATGTGCCGGGGGTTGCCGATTCCACCGAGGAGCACCCGACGGTGTTCAACGAGTACGATACGCCGGAGTTTAAGGATTTTGTCATGACGATGAGCGAGTACCAAAGGAAGGGATACATTGCGAAGGATGCGTTGACCAGACCGACCTTCGATCCCGCCAAGTACGCCGCCAATTCGATCGCAACGCTGATGCCGGGCATTGAGGAAACGCTCAAGACGACATATAAAGCCGACCAGGTGATCATCCCGCTGGGAGATCCGATTCTGACGTCGCCTAACGCGATCGCCACAATGACGGCCGTCTCGTCGACCTCCAAGCATCCGGAGCGGGCGCTCATGGTGATCGAAGCGTTCAACACGGACAAGGATTTGTACAACCTGATGGTGTGGGGCCGTGAAGGCGTCGATTACAAGAAGGTCGGCGACAACCGCGTCGAGTCGCTGCCAGGCGCCACATACGGACCTGCCTACGGGTGGATGTTCGGCAATCAATTCAATGCTTATGTGAGCGGCAGTCAGCCGGACGATGTGTGGGCGCAGACGAAGGCGTTGAATGAATCGGCAAAAGTATCGACGCTGTTCGGCTTCAACTTCAATCCCGACAATGTCAAGGCTGAGAGCGCGAATTGTGCGGCCATCGTTAATGAATATAAGGCCGCCTTCAATACGGGCATGTACGGCAGCGATACGGAAAAGAAGTACAATGAGTTTCTGGCCAAGCTGAAGACGGCCGGCGTCGACAAGCTGATTGCAGAAAAGCAAAAACAAGTGGACGCGTTCATCGCCGCTAAATAG